One Salvelinus namaycush isolate Seneca chromosome 4, SaNama_1.0, whole genome shotgun sequence genomic window carries:
- the LOC120046785 gene encoding DNA-directed RNA polymerase III subunit RPC5-like, with product MASGEDDDPIIQEIDVYLAKSLADKLYLFQYPVRPSSMTYDDITHLSAKIKPKQQKVELEIAINTLSPNYCRSKGEQIALNVDGTTSEDSNTYSVKMMDKQTFTSIQSTTNTSRYAAAIFRKGELHITPLQGILQMRPSFSYLDKADCKHREREAANEGGDSSQDEAEEDVKAVTVRFSRPESEQARQRRIQSYDFLQKKQAEESWVHLHYHGLNDGRSDHERQYLYCQAMGGSENTELVKTPKEYLAMLMPPVAEEKIVRPVGPSNMLSMAQLRTLPLGDQIKTLMKNVKVMPFANLMGLLTPGTDSTAVLRCIQQVALLVQGNWVVKSDVLYPKNSCSPHSGVPAEVLCRGRDFVMWRFTQDRSVMRKEIAAIIKLPPEDVKDFLEHMAVPRINRGWEFLLPSDGAFIKKHPDVAQRQHMLWMGIQSKLEKVFNFSKDDLVSKKDLETETVHVSGEQRLKAAHERARHNQPSLEKDLSARRQGGAGGSGGTGVRVKEEPVSEDEPMDSCSSVHPNGLGNGYPSSSATCPASNPRNGHGGTPTPSPSPELRDFVWNTFRKQHVLTLSEVKRLFNLHLASLPPGHSLFHSISDRLLQDTILMSQCKQILVPFPAQSTAAADEQKVFVVWETGETFDKHRQVLYEIFMKNYRVRRNVIQTRLTQELGDQTTKADMDRLLKECCVSLGGMWYLKGTQQS from the exons ATGGCCAGCGGGGAGGACGATGACCCCATCATACAAGAG ATTGATGTATACCTGGCCAAAAGCCTTGCGGACAAGCTCTATCTGTTCCAG TATCCAGTACGCCCTTCCTCTATGACCTATGATGATATCACTCATCTGTCTGCCAAGATCAAGCCCAAGCAGCAGAAG GTGGAGTTGGAGATAGCCATCAACACTCTGAGTCCTAACTACTGTCGAAGTAAAGGCGAGCAGATCGCCCTCAATGTGGACGGAACTACCTCAGAGGACTCCAACACCTACTCTGT GAAGATGATGGACAAGCAGACGTTCACATCCATCCAGTCCACGACCAACACCTCCAGATACGCTGCTGCCATCTTCAGGAAAG GTGAGCTCCACATCACGCCGCTGCAGGGCATCCTCCAGATGCGACCCAGCTTCTCCTATCTGGACAAGGCTGACTGCAAACACAGAGAGCGGGAGGCTGCTAACGAGGGGGGAGACTCCTCTCAGGATGAGGCAGAGGAAGATGTCAAGGCCGTCACT GTGAGGTTTTCCCGTCCTGAGTCGGAGCAGGCTCGTCAGAGGCGTATCCAGTCGTACGACTTCCTTCAGAAGAAACAGGCAGAGGAATCTTGGGTCCACCTGCACTACCACGGCCTCAAT gacgGGCGTTCGGACCACGAGAGGCAATACCTGTACTGCCAGGCTatgggaggttctgagaacacaGAACTGGTGAAAACTCCAAA GGAGTACCTGGCAATGCTCATGCCTCCTGTCGCAGAGGAGAAGAT tgtgaggcCCGTAGGTCCCAGTAACATGCTGTCCATGGCCCAGCTCCGGACGCTGCCGCTTGGTGACCAGATCAAGACCCTGATGAAGAACG TTAAGGTGATGCCGTTTGCCAACCTGATGGGTTTGCTGACCCCTGGGACAGACTCCACTGCAGTGCTGCGCTGCATCCAGCAGGTGGCGCTACTGGTGCAGGGCAACTGGGTGGTCAAAAG TGACGTGCTGTATCCTAAGAACAGCTGTAGTCCCCACAGTGGTGTGCCTGCTGAGGTGCTATGTCGAGGAAGAGACTTTGTG ATGTGGAGATTCACTCAGGATCGCTCGGTGATGAGGAAGGAGATTGCAGCCATCATCAAG CTCCCCCCGGAGGACGTGAAGGACTTCCTGGAACATATGGCGGTGCCTCGTATCAACCGTGGCTGGGAGTTCCTGTTGCCAAGCGACGGCGCCTTCATCAAGAAGCACCCTGACGTGGCCCAGCGGCAGCACATGCTGTGGATGGGGATACAGAGCAA ATTGGAGAAGGTCTTCAACTTTTCTAAGGATGACCTGGTATCCAAAAAAGACCTAGAAACAG AAACTGTGCATGTGAGTGGCGAGCAGCGGCTGAAGGCTGCCCATGAACGTGCACGGCATAACCAGCCCTCTCTTGAGAAGGACCTGAGCGCTCGTCGACAGGGTGGCGCCGGGGGGAGTGGCGGAACTGGGGTTCGGGTCAAAGAAGAACCCGTCAGTGAAGACGAACCCATGGACTCGTGCTCATCCGTGCACCCTAATGGTTTGGGTAACGGTTACCCCTCATCCTCCGCTACCTGCCCCGCCTCGAACCCTCGTAACGGGCACGGCGGGACCCCAACTCCCTCACCGTCCCCTGAGCTGAGGGACTTTGTGTGGAACACGTTCAGGAAGCAGCACGTGCTGACGCTGAGCGAAGTCAAGAGGCTGTTCAATCTCCACCTGGCCTCCCTGCCTCCCGGACACAGCCTGTTCCACTCCATCTCAGACCGCCTGCTACAGGATACTATACTGATGAGTCAATGCAAACAGATACTGGTGCCT TTTCCAGCCCAGAGCACGGCAGCTGCGGATGAGCAGAAGGTGTTTGTTGTGTGGGAGACAGGAGAGACCTTCGACAAG